The following proteins come from a genomic window of Synechococcus sp. NB0720_010:
- the gcvH gene encoding glycine cleavage system protein GcvH, with protein MGLHYPDDCRYSDSHEYVKSEGELVRVGISAFAVDQLGDIVFVELPEVGDSLSQGSSFGSVESVKAVEDMLSPIDGTVEARNEAVLASPEELQNDPYGEGWLLLVRPSAPAQIEALMDAASYGAKVDGH; from the coding sequence ATGGGTCTGCACTATCCCGATGACTGCCGCTATTCCGACAGTCACGAGTACGTGAAGTCCGAAGGGGAGCTGGTGCGCGTCGGCATCAGCGCCTTTGCGGTCGATCAGCTGGGGGACATCGTCTTTGTGGAGTTGCCCGAGGTGGGGGACAGCCTCAGCCAGGGCTCCAGCTTCGGTTCGGTGGAGTCGGTGAAGGCCGTGGAGGACATGCTCTCCCCGATCGATGGCACCGTGGAGGCCCGCAATGAGGCGGTCCTGGCGAGCCCCGAGGAGCTGCAGAACGATCCCTATGGCGAGGGTTGGTTGCTGTTGGTGCGTCCGAGCGCACCGGCCCAGATCGAGGCTCTGATGGATGCCGCGAGCTACGGCGCCAAGGTCGACGGTCACTGA
- a CDS encoding Hsp20/alpha crystallin family protein, which produces MLTLRQSPFDLFEQLEQQLHTAERVPAAEVRETEAGFAITLELPGVKRDSIDVKATDRTLVISAERLAPEEAAEAQAPLLSEFRYGTWSRSFRFPSGIEREGLEAHYRDGLLLVTAPKAQTMSTVSVKVEG; this is translated from the coding sequence ATGCTGACCCTGCGCCAATCACCCTTTGATCTGTTCGAACAACTCGAGCAGCAACTGCACACCGCCGAGCGCGTGCCCGCCGCCGAAGTGCGTGAAACCGAGGCTGGCTTCGCCATCACCCTGGAACTGCCGGGCGTGAAGCGCGACTCGATCGATGTCAAAGCCACCGATCGCACCCTCGTCATCAGCGCCGAGCGCCTTGCCCCCGAGGAGGCCGCCGAGGCCCAAGCGCCGCTCCTGAGCGAATTCCGCTATGGCACCTGGAGCCGCAGCTTCCGCTTCCCCTCCGGCATCGAGCGGGAGGGCCTCGAAGCCCACTACCGCGATGGCCTGCTGCTGGTCACGGCGCCGAAGGCCCAAACCATGAGCACCGTCTCGGTGAAGGTGGAGGGCTAA
- a CDS encoding diflavin flavoprotein, with amino-acid sequence MAGATAERQVIQLPIEPGLICLRGLSPKRLRFEVEYGLERGTSANSFLFLPSSEAAALLVHPPGASFAEPYLEQLAELVPGDSELQVVVSHVNPNRIALLHELARRWQKLRLIASNPGAKLLQDLWAQRKPTEQEAPALPELPPLTVVRGEDSLERADGYRINLLSAPTPRWPGALMAFEESTGLLMSGKFFSAHLCSQEWAEANRSSTEEDRRYFYDCLMAPMARQVEAVLNRIDELPIRCIAPGHGPAIAESWRSLLVDYRRWGESQERSSLSVALLFASAYGNTAAIADALAQGVSRTGVRVESVNCEFTPAEKLLETIRSCDALLIGSPTLGGHAPTPIVSALGTVLAEGDRSKPVGVFGSFGWSGEAIDLLESKLRDGGFSFAFEPVRVKFSPDAATIKTLEETGTGLGRSLITAQRKAQRRSSTSGGLSESRSNPAVLALGRVVGSLCVLTTRKGAGESQLSGAMVASWVSQASFSPPGLTVAVAKDRAVEALLHVGDSFALNVLACGRESGPMKQFLQPFAPGADRFAGLELEQSPGGQPILPEALAWLDCSVKQRMECGDHWLIYAQVGSGALLDAEATTAVHQRRSGANY; translated from the coding sequence ATGGCCGGCGCCACTGCAGAACGGCAGGTCATTCAGCTGCCGATCGAACCCGGCCTGATCTGCCTGCGGGGCCTCAGCCCCAAGCGCCTGCGCTTTGAGGTGGAGTACGGCCTCGAGCGGGGCACCAGCGCCAACAGCTTCCTCTTCCTCCCGAGCAGCGAAGCCGCTGCCCTGCTGGTCCACCCCCCCGGCGCCTCCTTCGCCGAGCCCTACCTGGAGCAACTGGCGGAGCTGGTTCCTGGCGACAGCGAGCTCCAGGTGGTCGTCAGCCACGTCAACCCCAACCGGATTGCGCTGCTGCACGAGCTGGCCCGCCGCTGGCAGAAGCTCCGGCTGATCGCCTCCAACCCGGGCGCCAAGTTGCTGCAGGACCTCTGGGCCCAGCGCAAACCCACAGAACAGGAAGCGCCCGCCCTGCCGGAGCTGCCGCCCCTGACCGTGGTCCGCGGTGAGGACAGCCTTGAACGCGCGGACGGCTACAGGATCAACCTGCTCTCCGCTCCGACCCCGCGCTGGCCCGGGGCGCTGATGGCCTTTGAGGAGAGCACCGGCCTGCTGATGAGCGGCAAGTTCTTCTCGGCGCACCTCTGCAGCCAGGAGTGGGCCGAAGCCAACCGCAGCAGCACCGAAGAAGACCGTCGCTACTTCTATGACTGCCTGATGGCCCCGATGGCCCGGCAGGTGGAAGCGGTGCTCAACCGCATCGATGAGCTGCCCATCCGCTGCATCGCCCCGGGACACGGCCCGGCCATCGCCGAAAGCTGGCGCAGCCTGCTGGTGGACTACCGGCGCTGGGGTGAATCCCAGGAGCGCTCCAGCCTCTCGGTGGCGCTGCTTTTTGCCAGCGCCTACGGCAACACCGCCGCCATCGCCGACGCCCTAGCCCAAGGGGTCTCCCGCACCGGCGTGCGGGTCGAGAGCGTCAACTGCGAATTCACCCCGGCCGAAAAACTGCTGGAGACCATCCGCAGTTGCGATGCCCTGCTGATCGGCTCCCCCACCCTCGGCGGCCATGCCCCAACGCCGATCGTCTCCGCCCTCGGCACGGTGCTGGCAGAGGGTGATCGCTCCAAGCCGGTTGGGGTCTTCGGCAGCTTCGGCTGGAGCGGTGAAGCCATCGATCTGCTGGAGAGCAAGTTGCGCGACGGCGGCTTCAGCTTCGCCTTTGAGCCGGTGCGGGTGAAGTTCAGTCCCGATGCGGCCACGATCAAGACCCTGGAGGAAACCGGAACGGGCCTGGGCCGCAGCCTGATCACAGCGCAACGCAAGGCCCAACGCCGCAGCTCCACCAGTGGTGGCCTCAGCGAAAGCCGCAGCAACCCGGCCGTCCTCGCCCTGGGCCGCGTCGTGGGATCCCTCTGCGTCCTGACAACGCGCAAGGGTGCTGGCGAAAGTCAACTCAGCGGCGCCATGGTGGCCAGCTGGGTCAGCCAGGCGAGCTTCAGCCCGCCGGGCCTGACTGTGGCCGTCGCCAAGGATCGGGCCGTGGAGGCCCTGCTGCACGTTGGTGATTCCTTCGCCCTCAACGTCCTGGCCTGCGGCCGCGAGAGCGGACCGATGAAGCAATTCCTGCAGCCCTTTGCCCCGGGGGCCGATCGTTTCGCAGGCCTGGAGCTCGAGCAGAGCCCTGGCGGTCAACCGATCCTTCCCGAGGCCCTGGCCTGGCTCGACTGCAGCGTCAAACAGCGCATGGAATGCGGCGACCACTGGCTGATCTATGCCCAGGTGGGATCGGGAGCACTGTTGGATGCGGAGGCCACCACCGCCGTTCACCAACGCCGCAGCGGCGCCAACTACTGA
- a CDS encoding fatty acid desaturase — MTATISRSSVWANHAQTPINQLPRNWGVIGFMAALHGLGLVALLPRFWSWEAASTLAILYWVTACLGVTIGYHRLLSHRALRLPHWLERFFATCGALSCQHGPIDWVGLHRHHHKFSDTDSDHHNSHQGFWWSHMGWMFRDIPAEQAVPQFTGDLAKDPYYRWLNRWFLALQLPLAGLLFWIGTVSGAGGWALVLWGIPLRLVVVYHCTWLVNSATHRWGYIRHDSGDGSRNNPWVAALTFGEGWHNTHHAYPHSARHGWGWREPDLTWMHIRLLQRLGLATQVRLPRPLLAQAASGGVV; from the coding sequence ATGACTGCCACCATCAGCCGCAGCAGCGTCTGGGCCAACCACGCCCAAACGCCCATCAACCAGCTGCCCCGCAACTGGGGAGTGATCGGCTTCATGGCCGCCCTGCATGGCCTGGGCCTCGTCGCCCTCCTGCCACGCTTCTGGAGCTGGGAAGCCGCCAGCACCCTGGCCATCCTCTATTGGGTCACGGCCTGCCTGGGGGTCACCATCGGCTACCACCGACTGCTCTCCCACCGGGCTCTGCGGCTGCCCCACTGGCTGGAGCGCTTCTTCGCCACCTGCGGCGCCCTGAGCTGCCAGCACGGCCCCATTGACTGGGTGGGCCTGCACCGCCACCACCACAAGTTTTCGGATACGGATTCAGATCACCACAACAGCCACCAGGGCTTCTGGTGGAGCCACATGGGCTGGATGTTCCGGGATATCCCCGCTGAGCAGGCCGTGCCCCAGTTCACGGGGGACCTGGCCAAGGACCCCTACTACCGCTGGCTGAACCGCTGGTTTCTGGCGCTGCAGCTGCCCCTGGCGGGACTGCTCTTCTGGATTGGCACGGTCAGCGGCGCCGGCGGCTGGGCCCTGGTGCTCTGGGGCATTCCCCTCCGCCTGGTGGTCGTCTACCACTGCACCTGGCTGGTGAACTCCGCCACCCACCGCTGGGGCTACATCCGGCACGACAGCGGCGACGGCTCCCGCAACAACCCCTGGGTGGCCGCCCTGACCTTCGGCGAGGGCTGGCACAACACCCACCACGCCTACCCCCACTCAGCGCGCCACGGCTGGGGCTGGCGCGAACCGGACCTCACCTGGATGCACATCCGGCTGCTGCAACGGCTGGGACTCGCCACCCAGGTGCGCCTGCCTAGGCCGCTGCTAGCACAGGCTGCAAGTGGTGGCGTAGTCTGA
- a CDS encoding fatty acid desaturase produces the protein MRAALVVPRAQLPRSQRKYKSGTTGFMLAIHVGAVFALLPQYWSWQGVAVLAVLYWTTVIGVTLGLHRLVAHRSFVAPKWVERVLVVMGTLACQSGPIEWVGLHRHHHKFSDQPNDHHDAARGLWWAHSDWMLHEIPAIKEIHRFTGDMLQDPLYRWLDRWFLLLQIPLGAALYWYGEAAQVHGGGLGLVLWAIPLRLVIVYHVTWLVNSATHAFGYRNFDCPDLSRNCWWVAILSFGEGWHNNHHAHPSSARHGLRWFEFDITWQHIKLLRKLGWAKRVREARYSG, from the coding sequence ATGCGCGCCGCCCTGGTGGTGCCCCGTGCACAACTTCCCCGTAGTCAGAGGAAATACAAGTCAGGTACCACCGGCTTCATGCTGGCGATCCACGTTGGTGCTGTCTTTGCGCTGCTGCCCCAGTACTGGAGCTGGCAAGGGGTTGCCGTACTCGCAGTCCTGTACTGGACCACCGTCATCGGCGTCACCCTGGGCCTGCACCGCCTGGTGGCCCACCGGAGCTTTGTTGCTCCGAAGTGGGTGGAGCGGGTGCTGGTGGTCATGGGCACGCTGGCCTGCCAGAGCGGTCCGATCGAGTGGGTCGGCCTCCACCGCCACCACCACAAGTTCTCTGACCAACCGAACGACCACCACGACGCCGCCCGCGGCCTGTGGTGGGCCCACAGCGACTGGATGCTCCACGAGATCCCAGCGATCAAGGAGATCCACCGCTTCACCGGCGACATGCTCCAGGATCCGCTCTACCGCTGGCTGGATCGCTGGTTCCTCCTGCTCCAGATCCCCCTGGGTGCAGCCCTGTATTGGTACGGCGAAGCGGCCCAAGTCCATGGCGGCGGCCTGGGTCTGGTGCTCTGGGCGATTCCCCTGCGCCTGGTGATCGTCTATCACGTGACCTGGCTGGTGAATTCCGCCACCCACGCCTTTGGCTATCGCAACTTCGACTGCCCGGATCTCTCCCGCAACTGCTGGTGGGTGGCGATCCTGAGCTTTGGCGAGGGCTGGCACAACAACCACCACGCTCACCCCTCCAGCGCCCGTCATGGCCTGCGCTGGTTCGAGTTCGACATCACCTGGCAGCACATCAAGCTGCTGCGCAAGCTGGGCTGGGCGAAGCGGGTGCGCGAAGCCCGCTACAGCGGCTAA
- a CDS encoding MEKHLA domain-containing protein, which yields MSLSDQRPQLEQAPAPWLTPGKRQLAQQLLRSHHQAFGRPLAASAQELFSADLVVLAHDGSSDPCLTYANAAALQLWERPWSAMVGMPSRLTAEPQERQSRALALQQALSQQAIEGYSGIRISRSGRRFQIHNARLWCLQDADGRPCGQAAAFSDWWWL from the coding sequence GTGTCCCTGAGCGATCAGCGACCACAACTCGAGCAGGCGCCGGCCCCCTGGCTTACCCCTGGCAAACGCCAACTGGCCCAGCAACTGCTGCGATCCCACCACCAAGCCTTTGGCCGGCCCCTGGCAGCGTCGGCCCAGGAACTCTTCTCAGCCGATCTCGTCGTCCTAGCCCATGACGGCAGCAGCGACCCCTGCCTGACCTACGCCAACGCAGCAGCCCTGCAGCTCTGGGAGCGCCCCTGGAGTGCCATGGTCGGCATGCCCTCGCGACTGACCGCTGAACCGCAGGAGCGCCAAAGCCGCGCGCTGGCGCTGCAGCAGGCCTTGAGCCAACAAGCGATCGAGGGGTACAGCGGCATCCGCATCAGCCGCAGCGGCCGGCGCTTTCAGATCCACAACGCCCGGCTCTGGTGCCTCCAGGACGCCGATGGGCGGCCCTGCGGTCAAGCCGCGGCCTTCAGCGACTGGTGGTGGCTCTAA
- the gcvP gene encoding aminomethyl-transferring glycine dehydrogenase, producing MELSAFVQRHIGPTPAEQQSMLRDLGLPDLEALVRQVVPEPIRLEPAQALEGLPAGCQESQALAELQQIAAANEVRRSLIGLGYYGCITPALIQRHVFENPAWYTAYTPYQAEISQGRLEALLNFQTLISELTGLPIANASLLDEATAAAEAMALSLGACRNRKARRFLVDEAVFPQTWAVLETRAEPLELELERVNPQALLERPEAFSDAFGLLLQLPGTSGALWHPGEVIAAARAAGVIVTAAVDPLAQVLMAPVAELGVEIAVGSTQRLGIPLGFGGPHAAFFATTPAHQRKIPGRLVGQSVDAEGHPALRLALQTREQHIRRDKATSNICTAQVLLAVMASFYAVHHGPDGLTAIARRLVLLRELLRRGLEALGYPPEAAPGLDTLRVHCPDAADVIARAAAAGFNLRPEADGFAISLDELSDLEELQRLLSALAALPQRAPDLAQLEHALLQESQGQPIEERLWGTLVPRRSRPWLQQTVFHRYRSETELLRYIQRLVSKDFSLVHGMIPLGSCTMKLNAAAELLPVSWPGFAGLHPFAPAHQSAGYRRLVADLEHWLSAITGFAGVSLQPNAGSQGEYAGLLVIRAYHRSRGDQQRRICLIPTSAHGTNPASAVMAGLTVVAVACDDQGNIDRADLQAKVETHKDELAALMVTYPSTHGVFEEGIREICALVHQHGGQVYLDGANLNAQVGLAKPGIYGADVCHLNLHKTFCIPHGGGGPGVGPIAVASHLLPFLPGHPSSEACGGDQAIGPVSAAPWGSASILPISWMYIRMMGGAGLRQASAVSLLAANWLAHQLEDHFPVLYRGQSGRVAHECIFDLRPLKRSAGLEVDDLAKRLMDYGFHAPTVSWPVAGTVMVEPTESEGLAELQRFCDAMAAIRAEAAAIESGAMDPENNPLKRAPHTLSAVTADVWDRPYSRQQAAYPQGEAQQQGKLWPAVARIDNAFGDRNLVCTCPSVEEMAVSTSTAA from the coding sequence ATGGAGTTGAGCGCCTTCGTTCAGCGCCACATCGGGCCCACGCCCGCTGAGCAGCAGTCGATGCTGCGGGATCTCGGCCTGCCTGACCTGGAGGCCTTGGTGCGCCAGGTGGTCCCCGAGCCGATTCGTCTGGAGCCTGCCCAGGCCCTGGAGGGTTTGCCGGCGGGTTGCCAGGAGTCCCAGGCCCTAGCTGAACTGCAGCAGATTGCGGCGGCGAACGAGGTCCGCCGTTCCCTGATTGGCCTGGGGTACTACGGCTGCATCACCCCGGCGCTGATTCAGCGCCATGTCTTTGAAAACCCCGCCTGGTACACCGCTTACACCCCCTACCAAGCGGAAATCAGCCAGGGGCGCCTTGAGGCACTCCTGAATTTCCAGACCCTGATCAGCGAGCTCACCGGCCTGCCGATCGCCAACGCGTCGTTGCTGGATGAGGCCACGGCGGCGGCGGAGGCCATGGCCCTGAGCCTGGGGGCTTGCCGCAACCGCAAGGCGCGCCGATTCCTGGTGGATGAGGCGGTCTTCCCTCAGACCTGGGCGGTCCTGGAGACCCGGGCGGAACCGCTGGAGCTCGAACTGGAGCGGGTCAATCCCCAGGCACTCCTGGAGCGGCCCGAGGCGTTCAGCGACGCCTTTGGTCTGCTGCTGCAGCTGCCGGGGACCTCGGGAGCGCTCTGGCACCCGGGTGAAGTGATCGCCGCTGCCCGGGCCGCAGGCGTGATCGTGACGGCGGCTGTGGATCCCTTGGCCCAGGTGCTGATGGCACCGGTGGCCGAGCTCGGTGTGGAGATTGCAGTCGGAAGCACCCAGCGGCTGGGCATTCCCTTGGGCTTTGGCGGCCCCCATGCGGCGTTCTTTGCCACGACTCCTGCCCACCAGCGCAAGATTCCAGGCCGTTTGGTCGGTCAATCGGTCGATGCCGAGGGGCATCCGGCGTTGCGCCTGGCGCTGCAGACCCGTGAGCAGCACATCCGCCGCGACAAGGCCACCAGCAACATCTGCACCGCCCAGGTTTTGTTGGCGGTGATGGCCAGCTTCTACGCGGTGCACCACGGCCCCGATGGCCTGACGGCGATCGCCCGGCGTCTGGTGCTGCTGCGGGAACTCTTGCGGCGTGGCCTCGAAGCCCTGGGCTATCCACCCGAGGCGGCCCCGGGCCTCGACACCCTGCGGGTGCACTGCCCGGATGCGGCGGACGTGATCGCGCGGGCGGCGGCGGCGGGCTTCAACCTGCGGCCTGAGGCCGACGGGTTTGCCATCAGCCTCGATGAGCTGAGCGACCTCGAGGAGCTGCAGCGGCTGCTCTCCGCCCTGGCGGCCCTGCCGCAACGGGCCCCGGATCTGGCCCAACTCGAGCACGCCCTGCTGCAGGAGAGCCAGGGACAACCGATTGAGGAGCGCCTCTGGGGAACCCTGGTGCCCCGTCGCTCGCGCCCATGGCTGCAGCAGACGGTCTTCCATCGCTACCGCAGCGAGACGGAGTTGCTCCGCTACATCCAGCGGCTCGTCTCCAAGGACTTCTCCTTGGTCCACGGGATGATCCCGCTGGGGAGCTGCACGATGAAGCTCAATGCAGCGGCAGAGCTGCTGCCGGTCAGCTGGCCAGGGTTTGCGGGTCTGCATCCCTTCGCGCCGGCGCACCAGAGCGCGGGCTACCGCCGTTTGGTGGCGGACCTCGAGCATTGGTTGTCGGCGATCACGGGCTTTGCCGGGGTGTCCCTGCAGCCCAACGCCGGCTCACAAGGGGAATACGCCGGCCTACTGGTGATTCGCGCCTATCACCGCAGCCGCGGCGACCAGCAGCGCCGGATCTGCCTGATCCCCACCAGTGCCCATGGGACGAACCCCGCAAGCGCCGTCATGGCTGGTTTGACGGTGGTGGCCGTGGCCTGCGACGACCAGGGGAACATCGACCGGGCGGATCTGCAGGCCAAGGTCGAAACCCACAAGGACGAGCTGGCGGCCCTGATGGTCACCTACCCCTCCACCCATGGTGTCTTTGAGGAGGGCATCCGTGAGATCTGCGCCTTGGTGCATCAGCACGGCGGACAGGTGTATCTCGATGGCGCCAACCTCAATGCCCAGGTGGGCCTGGCGAAGCCCGGGATTTATGGAGCGGATGTCTGCCACCTGAACCTCCATAAGACCTTCTGCATCCCCCACGGCGGTGGCGGTCCGGGGGTGGGGCCGATCGCTGTGGCCTCACACCTGTTGCCCTTCCTGCCGGGCCATCCGTCTTCGGAGGCCTGTGGGGGTGATCAGGCCATCGGACCGGTGAGTGCGGCCCCCTGGGGTAGCGCCAGCATTCTTCCGATCAGCTGGATGTATATCCGGATGATGGGCGGCGCGGGCCTGCGCCAGGCCAGTGCCGTTTCCCTCCTGGCCGCCAATTGGTTGGCCCATCAACTGGAGGATCACTTCCCGGTGCTTTATCGCGGCCAATCCGGACGGGTGGCCCATGAATGCATCTTTGATTTGCGGCCGCTCAAGCGCAGTGCCGGATTGGAGGTTGATGATCTCGCCAAGCGCCTGATGGACTACGGCTTCCATGCCCCCACGGTCAGTTGGCCGGTGGCGGGAACGGTGATGGTGGAGCCCACCGAAAGCGAGGGTTTGGCGGAGCTGCAGCGCTTCTGTGATGCGATGGCCGCCATCCGTGCAGAGGCTGCAGCGATTGAGTCTGGGGCGATGGATCCTGAGAACAATCCCCTTAAACGTGCCCCGCATACGTTGTCAGCGGTGACGGCGGATGTTTGGGATCGTCCCTATAGCCGTCAGCAGGCGGCCTACCCCCAGGGAGAGGCGCAGCAGCAGGGCAAGCTTTGGCCGGCGGTGGCTCGCATTGATAACGCCTTCGGTGATCGCAACCTGGTCTGCACCTGCCCATCGGTTGAGGAAATGGCCGTTTCCACCTCAACAGCAGCTTGA
- a CDS encoding diflavin flavoprotein, whose product MAVVASTPRLSLQCEAIAKDTSTIRSLDWDRSRFDIEFGLRNGTTYNSFLVRGERTALIDTSHLKFEGIWLELLKEQIDPKAIDVLIVSHTEPDHSGLVGHVIDLNPDIEVVGSKVAIQFLENQVHRPFKSRAVKSGEELDLGTNPESGIQHRIEFLSAPNLHWPDTIFSFDHGTGILYTCDAFGMHYCSEDSFDVDPGALAPDFRFYYDCLMGPNARSVLQAMKRMDGLEGTINTIATGHGPLLRHHLNLWMGDYKDWSSDRSKGEAYAAVCYLSQYGFCDRLSQAIARGIGKAEAQVQLVDLRATDAQELSALIGEASAVVVPTWPANPDPELQASIGTLLAALKPKQWIGSYDAYGGNDEPIDAVATQLRSMGQKEAFEPLRVRQVPDGNDYQRCEEAGTDLGQLLTRAKTIAAMKSLDGDLDKALGRLSGGLYVVTARQDERASAMVASWVSQASFDPPGITVAVAKDRAIEALLQVGDRFVLNILREDNYQDLMRHFLKRFPPGADRFAGVNTLDGVANGGPVLGDALAFLGCRVSQRMEGPDHWIIYGEVEQGNVSDTEARTAVHHRKVGNHY is encoded by the coding sequence ATGGCTGTCGTTGCAAGCACGCCCCGGCTCAGCCTGCAGTGCGAGGCCATCGCCAAGGACACCAGCACCATCCGCTCGTTGGACTGGGACCGCAGCCGCTTCGACATTGAGTTCGGCCTGCGCAACGGCACCACCTACAACAGCTTTCTGGTGCGCGGTGAGCGCACCGCCCTGATCGACACCAGCCACCTCAAGTTCGAAGGGATCTGGCTCGAGCTCCTCAAGGAGCAAATCGATCCCAAGGCCATCGACGTGCTGATCGTCAGCCACACCGAACCGGACCACTCCGGCCTAGTCGGCCACGTCATTGACCTCAACCCGGACATTGAGGTCGTGGGTTCGAAGGTGGCGATTCAGTTCCTCGAGAACCAGGTGCATCGCCCCTTTAAGAGCCGGGCCGTCAAAAGCGGCGAGGAACTGGACCTGGGCACCAACCCCGAGAGCGGCATTCAGCACCGCATCGAGTTCCTCAGTGCCCCCAACCTGCACTGGCCGGACACGATCTTTTCCTTCGACCACGGCACCGGGATCCTCTACACCTGCGATGCCTTCGGGATGCACTACTGCTCCGAGGACAGCTTCGATGTGGACCCCGGCGCCCTCGCTCCCGACTTCCGCTTCTATTACGACTGCCTGATGGGCCCCAACGCCCGCAGCGTCCTCCAGGCCATGAAGCGCATGGATGGCCTCGAGGGCACCATCAACACCATTGCCACCGGGCACGGACCGCTGCTGCGCCACCACCTCAACCTCTGGATGGGGGACTACAAGGACTGGAGCAGCGACCGCAGCAAAGGCGAGGCCTACGCCGCCGTCTGTTATCTGAGCCAATACGGCTTCTGCGACCGCCTCAGCCAGGCCATCGCCCGTGGCATTGGCAAAGCCGAAGCCCAGGTGCAACTGGTGGACCTGCGGGCCACCGACGCCCAGGAACTCAGCGCCCTGATCGGCGAGGCCAGCGCCGTTGTGGTTCCCACCTGGCCGGCCAACCCCGACCCGGAGCTGCAGGCCTCCATCGGCACCCTGCTGGCGGCCCTCAAACCCAAGCAGTGGATCGGCAGCTACGACGCCTACGGCGGCAACGACGAACCGATTGATGCTGTTGCCACGCAGCTACGCAGCATGGGCCAGAAGGAAGCCTTCGAGCCCCTGCGGGTGCGCCAGGTTCCCGACGGCAACGACTACCAGCGCTGCGAGGAAGCCGGCACGGACCTCGGACAACTCCTGACCCGGGCCAAGACCATCGCCGCGATGAAGTCCCTTGATGGCGACCTGGACAAGGCCCTCGGGCGTCTCTCTGGCGGTCTCTATGTGGTGACCGCACGCCAGGACGAGAGGGCCTCAGCGATGGTGGCCAGCTGGGTCAGCCAGGCCAGCTTTGATCCCCCCGGCATCACCGTGGCCGTGGCCAAAGACCGCGCCATCGAGGCGCTGCTGCAGGTGGGTGATCGCTTCGTGCTGAACATCCTGCGGGAGGACAACTACCAGGACCTGATGCGCCACTTCCTCAAGCGCTTCCCACCGGGTGCCGATCGCTTTGCCGGGGTCAACACCCTCGATGGCGTCGCCAACGGCGGACCGGTCCTGGGCGATGCCCTGGCCTTCCTCGGCTGCCGCGTCAGCCAGCGGATGGAGGGCCCAGACCACTGGATCATCTACGGCGAGGTTGAGCAGGGCAACGTCTCTGACACCGAGGCGCGCACGGCTGTTCACCACCGCAAAGTGGGGAACCACTACTGA
- a CDS encoding methionine gamma-lyase family protein — protein MAMTSPHQAWAADQLAVALERTAPVAQERRAGIKPRLQRVLDAFAAERLGVHHFASVSGYGHGDLGREVLDRVFARVLQAEAAAVRLQFVSGTHAIAAALYGVLRPGDRLLALTGRPYDTLEEVIGIRGEGQGSLAEFGVAYDELDLLPDGSVDEAGIAGALAVPTRMVLIQRSCGYSWRPSLTVAQIARLVERVKAVQPGCLVFVDNCYGELVELQEPTAVGADLMAGSLIKNLGGTIAPTGGYVAGREELVEQACCRLTAPGIGSEGGTGFDLHRLLFQGLFLAPQMVTEALLCAELTAAVFDGLGYAVKPLVGGVRSDVIQAVRLGSPEPLKAVCRAFQTCSPVGSYLDPIPAPMPGYASELVMAGGTFIDGSTSEFSADGPLREPYVLYAQGGTTQAHAELALERALLALAESHYKGGPGNSRASANSTK, from the coding sequence ATGGCCATGACCTCTCCTCACCAGGCCTGGGCTGCTGATCAGTTGGCCGTTGCCCTGGAGCGCACGGCGCCGGTGGCCCAGGAGCGTCGGGCGGGCATCAAGCCCCGGTTGCAGCGGGTGCTCGACGCCTTTGCGGCGGAGCGATTGGGGGTGCACCATTTCGCCTCCGTCAGTGGCTACGGCCATGGGGACCTGGGCAGGGAGGTGCTCGACCGGGTCTTTGCCCGGGTGCTGCAGGCCGAGGCCGCCGCGGTGCGCCTGCAATTTGTGAGCGGCACCCATGCCATCGCCGCTGCCCTCTATGGGGTGTTGCGGCCCGGTGATCGGCTCTTGGCCCTGACGGGGCGTCCTTACGACACCTTGGAAGAGGTCATCGGCATCCGGGGCGAGGGGCAGGGGTCCCTGGCGGAGTTCGGTGTGGCCTATGACGAGCTGGATCTCCTCCCCGATGGGAGCGTCGATGAGGCGGGAATCGCTGGGGCACTGGCTGTGCCCACCCGCATGGTCCTGATCCAGCGCAGCTGCGGCTACAGCTGGCGCCCATCCTTGACCGTGGCGCAGATCGCTCGATTGGTGGAGCGGGTCAAGGCGGTTCAGCCTGGCTGCCTGGTGTTCGTCGACAACTGCTACGGCGAGCTCGTTGAGCTGCAGGAGCCCACGGCCGTCGGAGCGGACCTGATGGCGGGCTCCTTGATCAAGAACCTCGGCGGCACGATTGCTCCGACGGGCGGCTACGTCGCCGGGCGCGAGGAGCTGGTGGAGCAGGCCTGTTGCCGGCTGACCGCCCCGGGCATCGGTAGTGAAGGGGGAACAGGCTTTGACCTGCATCGCCTGCTCTTCCAAGGACTGTTTTTGGCGCCGCAGATGGTGACCGAGGCGCTGCTCTGCGCTGAGTTGACCGCAGCGGTGTTTGACGGCTTGGGCTACGCGGTCAAGCCCCTGGTGGGAGGGGTGCGCAGCGATGTGATTCAGGCGGTGCGCCTGGGGTCCCCCGAACCGCTGAAGGCCGTCTGCCGCGCCTTTCAGACCTGTTCTCCCGTGGGCTCCTACCTCGATCCGATCCCAGCACCGATGCCCGGCTACGCCAGTGAGTTGGTGATGGCGGGCGGGACCTTTATCGATGGCAGCACCAGTGAGTTCTCCGCCGATGGCCCCCTGCGGGAGCCCTACGTCCTCTATGCCCAGGGCGGCACCACCCAGGCCCATGCGGAGCTCGCCTTGGAGCGGGCCCTGCTGGCGTTAGCTGAATCCCATTACAAGGGTGGCCCTGGGAACAGCCGCGCCTCGGCAAATTCGACAAAATGA